A section of the Macadamia integrifolia cultivar HAES 741 unplaced genomic scaffold, SCU_Mint_v3 scaffold1971, whole genome shotgun sequence genome encodes:
- the LOC122065310 gene encoding ABC transporter G family member 1-like: MASSPFRWTPSPSPTRSPNHEVMKNDEDGTSEMGSFASEEGNSSYGVGNLFPFSISGPSSSPASFLHYHIHQPQTHQIISQQHDELYYKSPTLRIGSGDQYETVPLETQVEENYGSSDGVYLTWEDLWVSVSDRKKGSRAILQGLRGYAQPGELLAIMGPSGCGKSTLLDTLAGRLGSNTRQSGKILVNGRKQRLSFGTSAYVTQDDTLMTTLTVKEAVYYSAQLQLPDSMPKAEKKERAESTIREMGLQDAMNTRIGGWSVKGLSGGQKRRVSICIEVLTRPKLLFLDEPTSGLDSAASFHVMNRIAGLAQQDGRTVIASIHQPSSEVFELFQNLCLLSSGRTVYFGPASLANEFFALNGFPCPTMRNPSDHFLRTINKDFEQDIEQGPGTQAMTTEAAIKILVESYKSSTTCQQVHRRVAEICKREGAPMVKKGGQAGFLTQSIVLTKRSFVNMFRDLGYYWLRFAIYVALCLCVGTIYHNIGHSYGSIQARGSMLMFVAAFLTFMAIGGFPSFVEDMKIFQRERLNGHYGVGAFVIGNTLSSTPYLIINSLIPGAIAYYLVGLQRGIDHFVYFALVLFMCMMLVESLMMIVASIVPDFLMGIITGAGIQGVMMLNGGFFRLPDDLPKPFWKYPMYYIAFHKYANQGFYKNEFLGLTFPNNQVGGPATISGDEILRNTWQVEMGYSKWVDLAILFGMVVLYRLMFFGIIKSVEKLKPIIRAALAVPP, translated from the exons ATGGCTTCTTCTCCATTTAGATGGACACCAAGTCCAAGCCCTACAAGATCACCCAACCATGAAGTGATGAAAAATGATGAAGATGGTACTTCAGAGATGGGAAGCTTTGCTTCTGAGGAAGGTAACAGTTCCTACGGCGTGGGAAACCTTTTCCCCTTTAGCATCTCTGGTCCTTCCTCGTCTCCTGCATCTTTTCTTCATTATCATATACATCAACCTCAGACTCACCAGATTATCAGCCAACAACATGATGAGTTGTACTACAAGTCACCAACCTTACGGATTGGCTCGGGAGACCAATATGAAACTGTTCCATTGGAAACCCAGGTAGAAGAAAATTATGGTAGTAGTGATGGTGTTTACTTGACGTGGGAGGATCTGTGGGTGTCGGTCTCTGATCGTAAGAAGGGGAGCCGAGCGATACTGCAAGGGTTGAGGGGATATGCTCAGCCAGGTGAACTGTTGGCCATCATGGGACCTTCTGGTTGTGGCAAGTCTACTCTGCTTGACACCCTAGCAGGGAGACTAGGTTCAAACACGAGACAGTCAGGGAAGATACTTGTTAATGGCCGAAAACAGAGGCTATCATTTGGGACTTCG GCATATGTGACTCAAGATGATACATTGATGACAACTCTAACCGTCAAAGAAGCTGTATACTACTCTGCCCAACTCCAACTTCCAGATTCTATGCCGAAGgctgagaaaaaggaaagagcagAGTCCACCATAAGGGAGATGGGCTTACAAGATGCCATGAACACAAGAATTGGAGGATGGAGTGTCAAAGGATTGAGTGGTGGCCAAAAGAGGAGAGTCAGCATCTGCATTGAGGTCTTAACACGCCCAAAGCTTCTCTTTCTTGATGAACCCACAAGTGGACTGGACAGTGCAGCATCTTTCCATGTCATGAACAGAATTGCAGGCCTTGCCCAACAAGATGGAAGGACTGTAATTGCATCCATCCATCAGCCCAGTAGTGAAGTCTTtgagcttttccaaaatctgtgTCTTCTATCAAGTGGAAGAACAGTTTATTTTGGTCCTGCTTCTCTAGCTAATGAG TTCTTTGCATTGAATGGTTTCCCATGCCCAACAATGAGGAACCCATCTGATCACTTCCTTAGGACAATCAACAAAGACTTTGAACAG GACATCGAACAAGGCCCTGGAACTCAGGCCATGACCACAGAAGCAGCTATCAAAATCCTTGTAGAGTCATACAAATCGTCCACAACATGCCAGCAAGTTCATAGAAGGGTAGCTGAGATATGTAAAAGG GAAGGAGCACCCATGGTGAAAAAGGGAGGTCAAGCTGGATTCCTCACTCAGTCCATCGTTCTTACAAAGAGATCCTTCGTGAATATGTTTCGTGATCTAGGCTATTACTGGTTGCGATTTGCAATCTATGTGGCTCTGTGCTTGTGTGTAGGCACTATCTACCATAACATTGGTCACAGCTATGGATCAATTCAG GCTAGAGGTTCAATGCTCATGTTTGTTGCTGCCTTCTTAACGTTCATGGCCATTGGTggatttccttcttttgttgaGGACATGAAG ATCTTTCAAAGGGAGAGATTAAATGGGCATTATGGCGTCGGTGCATTTGTTATTGGAAATACACTTTCTTCCACTCCTTACTTGATTATAAACTCTTTAATCCCCGGGGCAATTGCATATTACCTTGTTGGACTTCAACGAGGAATTGATCACTTCGTATACTTTGCCTTAGTACTCTTCATGTGCATGATGTTGGTGGAGAGCTTAATGATGATTGTTGCAAGTATTGTTCCAGATTTCCTTATGGGTATAATCACAGGAGCTGGAATTCAAGGAGTGATGATGTTGAATGGTGGTTTCTTTAGATTGCCAGATGACCTTCCTAAACCTTTCTGGAAATACCCAATGTACTACATTGCCTTCCATAAGTATGCCAACCAAGGGTTCTACAAAAATGAGTTTTTAGGGTTAACTTTTCCTAATAACCAAGTAGGAGGGCCGGCCACCATCAGTGGAGATGAGATTCTAAGAAATACATGGCAAGTGGAGATGGGTTACTCAAAGTGGGTTGATCTAGCTATCTTGTTTGGAATGGTGGTTCTGTATCGGCTAATGTTCTTTGGCATCATAAAGAGTGTTGAGAAACTTAAGCCAATCATCAGAGCTGCCCTTGCTGTCCCTCCCTAG
- the LOC122065320 gene encoding ras-related protein Rab11A-like yields MASGGSYVDQKIDYVFKIVLIGDSAVGKSQILSRFARNEFSLDSKATIGVEFQTRTVVIDQKNVKAQIWDTAGQERYRAVTSAYYRGAVGAMLIYDITKRQSFDHIPRWLEELRGHADKNIVIILIGNKADLENQRAVPTEDAKEFAQKEGLFFLETSALEATNVETAFLTILTEIFNIVNKKNLVASADQSNGNPASLAGKKIVIPGPGQEVPAKSNMCCQ; encoded by the exons ATGGCGAGCGGAGGAAGCTACGTAGATCAGAAGATCGATTATGTCTTCAAGATAGTACTCATTGGTGACTCTGCGGTTGGTAAATCTCAGATTCTTTCTCGCTTTGCTCGGAACGAGTTCAGTTTGGATTCCAAGGCCACTATTGGTGTTGAGTTCCAAACTCGAACTGTAGTGATTGATCAGAAGAATGTTAAGGCTCAGATCTGGGACACTGCAGGACAAGAAAG ATACAGAGCTGTAACAAGTGCATATTATAGGGGTGCTGTTGGTGCCATGTTGATTTATGACATAACCAAACGTCAGAGCTTTGATCACATACCCCGCTGGCTGGAGGAGCTGCGTGGCCATGCTGACAAGAATATCGTGATCATACTGATTGGAAACAAGGCCGATCTGGAGAACCAGCGAGCTGTCCCCACTGAAGATGCCAAAGAATTTGCTCAGAAGGAAGGGTTATTCTTCTTAGAGACATCGGCACTGGAAGCTACTAATGTTGAAACTGCTTTCTTGACTATTTTGACAGAGATCTTCAACATTGTTAATAAGAAGAACCTGGTTGCAAGTGCTGATCAAAGCAATGGCAACCCAGCTTCCCTGGCTGGTAAAAAGATCGTCATCCCTGGCCCCGGGCAGGAGGTCCCAGCTAAGAGCAATATGTGCTGCCAATAA
- the LOC122065312 gene encoding ABC transporter G family member 1-like codes for MASPIRWTPSPSPTRSPNPEPITPKVVKDDEDGSEMGSFASEEGNMSYNVGALFPFSIHGPTSSPAPLAHYQQHQPETHEIISHEDELHYKSPTLRVGSGDQYETTGFESVAFQSQGEENYARKVGVQSDASIGSSDDGVYLTWEDLWVSVTDRKKGSRAILQGSTGYAQPGELLAIMGPSGSGKSTLLDTLAGRLGSNTRQSGKVLVNGRKQRLSFGTSAYVTQDDTLMTTLTVKEAVYYSAQLQLPDSMPKAEKKERAESTIREMGLQDAMNTRIGGWSVKGLSGGQKRRVSICIEILTRPKLLFLDEPTSGLDSAASFHVMNRIAGLAQQDGRTVIASIHQPSSEVFVLFQNLCLLSSGRTVYFGPASGANEFFALNGFPCPTLRNPSDHFLRTINKDFEQDIEQGPGTQAMTTETAINILVESYKSSTTCQQIHRRVAEICKREGAPMVKKGGQAGFLTQSIVLTKRSFVNMFRDLGYYWLRFAIYVALCLCVGTIYYNIGHSYGSIQARGSMLMFVAAFLTFMAIGGFPSFVEDMKIFQRERLNGHYGVGAFVIGNTLSSTPYLIINSLIPGAIAYYLVGLQKGIDHFVYFALVLFMCMMLVESLMMIVASIVPDFLMGIITGAGIQGVMMLNGGFFRLPDDLPKPFWKYPMYYIAFHKYANQGFYKNEFLGLTFPNNQAGGSATITGAEILRNTWQVEMGYSKWVDLAILFGMVILYRLMFFGIIKSVEKLKPIIRAALAVPPQQKTHIMLEESTTGVEKN; via the exons ATGGCTTCTCCAATTAGATGGACACCAAGTCCAAGCCCTACAAGATCACCCAACCCTGAACCAATTACACCAAAGGTGgtgaaagatgatgaagatggtTCAGAGATGGGAAGCTTTGCTTCTGAAGAAGGTAACATGTCCTACAACGTCGGAGCACTTTTCCCCTTCAGCATCCATGGTCCTACTTCATCTCCTGCACCTCTTGCTCATTATCAACAACATCAACCTGAGACTCATGAAATCATCAGCCATGAAGATGAGCTCCACTACAAGTCACCAACCTTAAGGGTTGGCTCTGGAGACCAATATGAAACTACTGGTTTTGAATCTGTGGCCTTCCAAAGCCAGGGAGAAGAAAACTATGCTAGAAAAGTTGGAGTTCAATCTGATGCCTCAATAGGTAGTAGTGATGATGGTGTTTACTTGACATGGGAGGATCTTTGGGTATCGGTCACTGATCGCAAGAAGGGTAGCCGAGCAATCCTGCAAGGGTCGACGGGATATGCTCAGCCCGGTGAGCTCTTGGCCATCATGGGTCCTTCTGGTTCTGGCAAATCTACACTTCTAGACACCTTAGCAG GGAGACTaggatcaaacacaagacaatcAGGGAAGGTGCTTGTCAATGGCAGAAAACAGAGGTTATCGTTTGGGACTTCG GCATATGTGACTCAAGATGATACATTGATGACAACTCTGACTGTCAAAGAAGCTGTTTACTACTCAGCCCAACTCCAACTTCCAGATTCTATGCCAAAGgctgagaaaaaggaaagagcagAGTCTACCATAAGGGAGATGGGTTTACAAGATGCCATGAACACAAGAATTGGAGGATGGAGTGTCAAAGGACTGAGTGGTGGTCAAAAGAGGAGAGTCAGCATCTGCATTGAGATCTTAACACGCCCTAAGCTTCTCTTTCTGGATGAACCCACAAGTGGACTCGACAGTGCAGCATCCTTCCATGTCATGAACAGAATTGCAGGCCTTGCTCAACAAGATGGAAGGACTGTAATTGCATCCATCCATCAACCCAGTAGTGAAGTCTTTGTGCTCTTCCAAAATCTCTGTCTTCTATCAAGTGGAAGAACAGTTTACTTTGGTCCTGCTTCTGGAGCTAATGAG TTCTTTGCATTGAATGGTTTCCCATGCCCAACACTGAGGAACCCATCTGATCACTTCCTGAGGACAATCAACAAAGACTTTGAACAG GACATCGAACAAGGCCCTGGAACTCAGGCCATGACTACAGAAACAGCTATCAATATCCTTGTGGAGTCATACAAATCGTCCACAACATGCCAGCAAATTCATAGAAGGGTAGCTGAGATATGTAAAAGG GAAGGAGCACCCATGGTGAAAAAGGGAGGTCAAGCTGGATTCCTCACTCAGTCCATCGTTCTTACAAAGAGATCCTTCGTGAATATGTTTCGCGATCTAGGCTATTACTGGTTGCGATTTGCAATCTATGTGGCTCTGTGCTTGTGTGTAGGCACTATCTACTATAACATTGGTCACAGCTATGGATCAATTCAG GCTAGAGGTTCGATGCTCATGTTTGTTGCTGCCTTTTTAACCTTCATGGCCATTGGTggatttccttcttttgttgaGGACATGAAG ATCTTTCAAAGGGAGAGATTAAATGGACATTATGGCGTCGGTGCATTCGTTATTGGCAACACACTTTCTTCCACTCCTTACTTGATTATAAACTCTTTAATCCCCGGGGCAATTGCATATTACCTTGTTGGACTTCAGAAAGGAATTGATCACTTCGTATACTTTGCATTAGTACTCTTCATGTGCATGATGTTGGTAGAGAGCCTAATGATGATCGTTGCAAGTATTGTTCCAGATTTCCTTATGGGTATAATCACAGGAGCTGGAATTCAAGGGGTGATGATGTTGAATGGTGGTTTCTTTAGATTGCCAGATGACCTTCCTAAACCTTTCTGGAAATACCCAATGTACTATATTGCCTTCCATAAGTATGCCAATCAAGGGTTCTACAAAAATGAGTTCTTAGGGTTAACTTTTCCTAATAACCAAGCAGGAGGGTCTGCTACCATCACTGGAGCTGAAATTCTAAGAAATACATGGCAAGTGGAGATGGGTTACTCAAAGTGGGTTGATTTGGCTATCTTGTTTGGGATGGTGATTCTGTATCGGCTAATGTTCTTTGGAATCATAAAAAGTGTCGAGAAACTTAAGCCAATCATCAGAGCTGCCCTTGCTGTTCCTCCCCAGCAGAAGACCCACATCATGTTGGAGGAGTCCACAACAGGAGTAGAAAAGAACTAG